One Deltaproteobacteria bacterium DNA segment encodes these proteins:
- a CDS encoding amidohydrolase family protein: MPTFDLVIQGGMVVDGTRIPRYRADIGIKNGRIAKIGRLAANDATKVIDANGLIVAPGFVDLHTHYDAQIYWDPYCSISGWHGVTSAVIGNCGFGFAPVRPDQRDRSMLTMTRVEAIPYASMKAGMPWDWVTFPEYLDSIERIPKGINLLPYVPVAPIMIWVMGLDGAKSGRMPTEKETQEMCRLIHEGMDAGGCGWSAQRLGMNSIQMDYDGTPMVTDIMHDETCMAFARVLAERNEGFIQSIFLSPTGKNEDAQRHFEDLARASGRPIIYNVVQASDRFPERHRNQLAWLERCRNEGLRVYGQGVTTDPGFVFTFEDWNLWDDDPAWKEATLGTIEEKRTKLADPRRRADLKKDTSGLISDSFEEIFVLSVKRPELKQWENLKLREVAQRQGKHPVDAMLDLAVADDLKTEFYTTIGCSLPYLSEVVRSDLTLLGVSDGGAHTKFFTAGRYPTETIQKLVRENSVLSLEEAHWKLSAQPARCAGFRDRGTLQDGAPADIVIYDYDNIKVLPMEVMHDLPGNEWRRAQRAEGYHYVLVNGEVTIKDDKPTGTTSGKLLRHGAA, translated from the coding sequence ATGCCGACGTTTGATCTCGTTATCCAAGGCGGAATGGTCGTCGATGGCACCCGGATACCTCGCTACCGGGCTGACATTGGCATTAAGAATGGTCGTATCGCCAAGATTGGTCGTTTGGCTGCAAACGATGCAACCAAGGTTATCGACGCCAATGGCCTTATCGTGGCACCGGGATTTGTCGATCTCCATACGCACTACGACGCGCAAATCTATTGGGACCCATACTGCTCGATCTCTGGATGGCATGGGGTGACATCTGCGGTGATCGGCAACTGCGGCTTCGGGTTCGCTCCGGTACGCCCCGACCAGCGCGATCGTTCGATGCTCACGATGACACGCGTTGAGGCCATCCCGTACGCGTCGATGAAGGCCGGTATGCCGTGGGATTGGGTGACCTTTCCGGAATATCTCGACAGCATCGAGCGTATTCCGAAAGGTATCAACCTGTTACCTTACGTTCCGGTTGCACCGATTATGATTTGGGTCATGGGGCTTGATGGCGCAAAATCTGGTCGTATGCCGACAGAAAAAGAAACCCAGGAAATGTGTCGTTTGATCCATGAAGGCATGGACGCCGGTGGTTGCGGTTGGTCGGCGCAGCGTTTGGGGATGAACAGTATCCAGATGGACTATGATGGCACCCCGATGGTCACCGACATCATGCACGACGAAACGTGTATGGCATTTGCGCGAGTCCTCGCCGAGCGCAACGAGGGGTTTATTCAGTCGATCTTCCTCTCCCCCACCGGAAAGAATGAAGACGCACAACGCCATTTCGAGGACCTGGCGCGGGCCAGCGGCCGTCCCATCATCTACAATGTGGTGCAAGCAAGTGATCGCTTCCCAGAACGTCATCGCAACCAGCTGGCCTGGCTGGAACGGTGCCGCAACGAGGGGTTGCGGGTCTATGGGCAAGGTGTGACCACTGACCCCGGTTTCGTCTTTACCTTTGAAGATTGGAACCTGTGGGACGACGATCCGGCGTGGAAAGAGGCCACGCTTGGCACGATCGAGGAAAAGCGGACGAAGCTTGCAGATCCTCGCAGGCGTGCGGATTTGAAGAAAGACACCTCTGGTCTCATTAGTGACTCGTTTGAGGAAATTTTCGTGCTCTCGGTGAAACGGCCCGAGCTGAAGCAATGGGAAAATCTCAAACTGCGCGAAGTAGCACAGCGTCAAGGGAAACATCCAGTTGACGCGATGCTTGACCTCGCGGTTGCCGACGATCTGAAAACCGAATTCTACACGACAATTGGCTGCAGCCTGCCCTATTTGAGTGAAGTCGTGCGGTCTGACCTGACGCTACTTGGTGTGTCTGACGGTGGCGCGCACACCAAGTTCTTCACCGCCGGCCGCTATCCGACAGAAACCATACAGAAGCTGGTGCGGGAGAACTCAGTGTTGAGCCTGGAAGAAGCCCACTGGAAGCTGAGCGCTCAACCCGCGCGCTGCGCAGGCTTCCGTGATCGCGGCACGTTACAAGACGGAGCCCCAGCCGACATCGTCATCTACGACTATGACAACATTAAAGTCCTGCCGATGGAAGTCATGCACGATCTACCCGGTAACGAATGGCGTCGGGCGCAGCGTGCAGAAGGATATCACTACGTGTTGGTCAATGGCGAAGTAACGATCAAAGATGACAAGCCGACGGGAACCACATCAGGGAAATTG